From the Diprion similis isolate iyDipSimi1 chromosome 1, iyDipSimi1.1, whole genome shotgun sequence genome, the window TATAATCAATGATCGATACGCATTTTTACCTATTTTTTCGAAGATTTTCTGTATTCTATAGTCTAGAACTAGGCATTTCATTAGTTAGAGTtaattgtgatatttctatctttttctgaaaattaaatcgaaaCTGTGCAATGATGATTAACTCTTTTAACTACTTGCATGAAACCACTCCATGGTGTCCGAAAGTACCCTCACTGCTGCATGAATCTACTCCATTGGGGGGTAGATTGATACCGCGCAGGCTGTGGATCGGCCGGGcaggggaggaggaggggagTGGGGgatgaaagtataaaaaaaagtagaagaaaagaagaataaaaagagggTTAGGTGAGTGGGACAGAGGGGTCTACATACGGTGGCGTTGATTGGGGATGGGTATGATGATGACCCATTGTCCGGAGcagggaggaggaggggaaAGGGCATTTGGGTGAGAGGGACGGGGTGTGACCGGTACGGGCAGGCGAGTCGGCCGGCGGGGTACGACCTGGTGGGTGATCGGCCGCTGGGCCCCCACGTAAAGATCCCGGGAAATAGGCCGGGTACCTGGGTGACGGCTGCGGTCTCGGGGGTTACGTTCTCCTTCCTGGTGTTCTCGACGTTCCAGGGCCCTTCCCTTTCGGTGGATGTGGTAGGTCTCGGGGAGAACCAATTGGACAGGTTTGGAACCCTATATCGTGCCCGGATGCAAATGCGGGGGTCTCGACGCGGTCCGGCTGAGGGCTCGGTCGGGGGCTCGATGCGGTGGAGCCTTGCTTGCTCTCCTGACCACCCTGGCGGCGTAGTTCCTCGTCCAGCAGAGGCCCACGCTCTGTTCCGGCGTAAGAGCGAGGATGTCGGGGGGCTCGCACGCAAAAAGAATGCTACGAAGAAaacaagaaggaaaaaaaaagaagagtaaTAAATGAGGAGGAGAAGAGGATTGAGGAAGAAAGTAGGAGTGTTGTATATCTTAAAAATGTAGATGGCAGCACAGCCACCGGACAATGTGGAATTCACTCTGCCTCATACAGCATCCACATGACGTTCAACCTCATGCTATATCCACATGACAGCAACAAGACCAGCATAGCTCACCACGCCTTCacttgttttctaattattcaattattctctTTAACGACGCTTGTTATTCTCTTCGCAATACTTTCGAATAGAAGATATATTTGgtttttattaattagaaGTCTTGACCGTCTCGTTCATTTGAATTGCTACAATTGGTGACCCCGACGTGATTTTAAAAGACACGAAAAAGACTTCTTCTCGATTCCGCGCTTTTTCGCGATACACATCAACGTGATATCTTATATTATCCGCAATTCCGCATCATCCGCGTATCAAAGAATCTATAAGAAACCATTATCCagagacatttttatttacctgTGTTTTCAACGCAAGTTCGTGTGTTTATTTAACCGATGTGAATGTCCGAACCAATCATATTGAGCGACGAAGACAACGTTAACGACAATCCTCGCGAAGAAATTATGGCTACTGGACAGGTATCCCGAATAGCAAAATTGCCGCCCTTCTGGAAAGATGATCCAACCGTGTGGTTCTTCCAAGTTGAAGCCTCGTTCGCTATAGCTGGAGTAACAGTCGACGAGACCAAGTTCCAGTACATCCTCGCGAACCTTGAACCCAGCATACTGCCTTTTGTCTCTGACCGGATTCAACAACCGCCGACGCAGGATAAGTACAAGACTATTAAAGAACGCATTCTTGCATTATTCTCCGAGTCAAGAGAGAGCAAACTACGACAAATGCTTACTGCTTGGAGATCGTAGGCCGAGTCACTTCCTCCAACACCTTCGCAGTTTATCATCAAACCAGTGCGTCGACGCAATCCTGAAATCTCTATTTATCAAACAGATGCCGCAGCAAGTTAGTGTCATTCTCGCGGCCAGTTCGGAGGCAGACTTGGGGAAACTAGCGACGATGGCTGACCAGATCATGGATCTCCAGCGACCGGCACAGGCGTACGCAATTCAACACGCTGATTCCTCTATAACTCATCAGTCTCAAGCTCAAGCGCTCCCCACAGAGGTAACGACAATCGACCTTCTCCGCCAAATCAACGCGTTGACCCCGAGGTTTGACAAAGCCTTTAACTACCAACAAGAAGAGATGGCTCGATCTCGCAATAGATCGAGCAGAGGATACAGCAAAAGCCGAGCAAACACACCCAGGGGATGCGAGAATTGTCGTACGAAATCCCCAGGGCCCAATGAGGACTCAACGAATAACACATGTTATTACCACCACAAATACGGGGATAAAGCTCGGAACTGCCGTAAGCCATGCTCGTGGAACTCTTCACCTCCCGCGTCGGAAAACTAAACTCGCCGTTGTACTTACAGGCAGTTGACGACGGCGATTACACTCAATACCGCCTGATCATTCTCGACAAAGTGTCTGGTATTTCATTCCTCGTCGACACCGGAGCCGACATATCGATAATCCCTCGGAATTCGATCAAGGACGCTTGCAAAGAACCTTCAACATTTAAActatacgccgcaaacggttcGATATTATCAACACCTTCGGAGAAAAATTGCTGCACCTCAATCTCGGACTCCAGAGACAGCAGAGCTGGATTTTCACCAT encodes:
- the LOC124409347 gene encoding uncharacterized protein LOC124409347 produces the protein MSEPIILSDEDNVNDNPREEIMATGQVSRIAKLPPFWKDDPTVWFFQVEASFAIAGVTVDETKFQYILANLEPSILPFVSDRIQQPPTQDNQERANYDKCLLLGDRRPSHFLQHLRSLSSNQCVDAILKSLFIKQMPQQVSVILAASSEADLGKLATMADQIMDLQRPAQAYAIQHADSSITHQSQAQALPTEVTTIDLLRQINALTPRFDKAFNYQQEEMARSRNRSSRGYSKSRANTPRGCENCRTKSPGPNEDSTNNTCYYHHKYGDKARNCRKPCSWNSSPPASEN